The nucleotide sequence CCGACGAAAAGCTCCCTGCCGAGCTGCTTTGAGCAACCGGAGAAATCGCTTCCTGTCTCTGCAACGCCCGGGCCACAACACTGTTCCAGGCGAGAAGGCCCTCATCTCGCGTTCACCCCGCCTGGCGGGGCCGGACCTGCAGGACTGGGCGATTGCCCAATGACTGCCGGCCCGGCCCGCCATCCAACGAGTCACCCCGACCGAGATCATCTTTGCCGCCCCAGTTCCCATTCTTCTCTGAGTACCGCGAACCGGTATTCATTCTCATACCGCCCGTTCCGAAAGACGGCCTGACGCAGGCAGCCTTCCTGGACGAAGCCTGCCTTCTGGTAGCACCGGATCGCCCGCGGGTTGTTCGAGAACACCGACAAGGCGATGCGGTTGAGGTTCAGTTCCTCAAACCCGTATCTCAGGCACAGCAATGTGGCCTCCGTGCCGTAGCCCTTGTTCTGAAAGGTCCGATCGCCGATGTTGATCCCGAAACTCGCGCTGCGATTGACGGCGTGTATGTTGTGCAGGCCGGTCACGCCGATCAGGCGGTCGCCTTCGCGGACGACGATGCCGAACACACAGTCCTTCTCGTCGCGTCCGAGCGACTCGACCCACTCCCGCTCGCGACAGGAGTTGACCGG is from Phycisphaerae bacterium and encodes:
- a CDS encoding GNAT family protein, which produces MATLTRAASGAKYRTDSSAMTTVPARVVFYEGQRIYFSPIEPEDEPLVRRFINDPGNWQGLMHRGPVNSCREREWVESLGRDEKDCVFGIVVREGDRLIGVTGLHNIHAVNRSASFGINIGDRTFQNKGYGTEATLLCLRYGFEELNLNRIALSVFSNNPRAIRCYQKAGFVQEGCLRQAVFRNGRYENEYRFAVLREEWELGRQR